GAGTGGGACGAAGTCCAGCTCAAATACCGGCCGATTCTCGACGAACTGGAATGACTGCACCGAACGTCAACACGCTGTGGGCGGAGACGCTCGTAGCCGAACTCGCCGCGGGCGGCGTTGACGCAGTCTGCCTCTCGCCGGGCAGTCGCTCGACGCCGCTAACGGTGGCTTTCGCCGAACACCCCGAAATCAAGGTGTTTTCCCATCTCGACGAGCGGTCGGCGGCCTTCTTTGCGCTGGGACGCGCCCGCCGGACCGGCAAGCCGACGCCGCTGGTCTGCACGTCGGGGACGGCGGCAGCGAACTATCACCCGGCGGTCATCGAAGCGAACCAGTCGGGCGTTCCGCTGCTCGTGCTGACGGCGGACCGACCGCCCGAGCTCATCGACAGCGGGGCGAACCAGACTGTCGACCAAGAGAAGCTGTACGGCGACGCCGTCCGCTGGTATCGAGATATGCCCGAGCCCGAGGCTGAGCCACGGAAGATACGAATGCTGCGAACCACCGCGGCCCGCGCCCTCGCAGAGAGTACCGGAGCCGACCCGGGCCCGGTCCACCTGAACTGTCGGTTCCGGAAGCCGCTGGAGCCGACGCCGGTGCCCGAGGACGACCCGGCGGGCGTTTCGGCCGACTGGGCGGGCGGCGACGATGCGGCCGAGGCTGGCCGAGACGGACCGTTCGTCACGACGAGTGAGGGCGTGGTCACGCCGGACGAACAGACAGTGCACCGTGTTCGAGAGTCGCTTCGGGCCGCTGAACGGGGACTCATCGTCACTGGGCCGGCCGACCGGGGGCTCGGTGCCGAGTCGCTGGAGCGGCTGGCGTCGAAGACTGGCTTTCCCGTCCTCGCGGACCCGCTCTCTGACATGCGGTTCGGCCCGCACGTCGACAGCCTCGACGTGCCGGTCTGTGGCGGCTACGACGGCTATCTCGGACGCGAGAGCGTCGACGAGTGGGGTGACCCCGATGTCGTCGTCCGATTCGGCGCGTCGCCGACCTCGAAGCCGCTGCGGCGCTACCTCCGGGACGCCGACTGCCAGCAGTTCCTCGTCGACCCGGCCGGCGGCTGGTCGGAGGCCGAGTTCACGGCAACAGACCTACTCGTTGCCGACCCCGACGCCACTGCCGACGCGCTCGCTGCGGAGCCGCTGGACGGTATCGCGGCGTCGTGGCGCGAGCAGTTCGCCACGGCGGAGCAGGCGCACTGGGACGCCGTTGCCGAAACCGTCGCCGACACTTACTGGGAGGGCGGCGTTCTCGCGGACGTGGCGGCGCTGGCCCCCGATCCAGCCACGCTGTTTGTCTCGAACAGCATGCCGATACGGGACATGGACCGGTTCGGCCGACCCCGCGACGCCGATCTGACCGTGCTGGGTAACCGCGGAGCCAGCGGCATCGATGGCATCACCTCGACGGCGCTCGGGGCCGGCAGCGCGACGACGGACCCGCTCGTGCTCGTCACCGGTGACTTGGCGTACTACCATGACATGAACGGCCTGCTCGCCCTCGGTCGCTGTGCCGTGGACGCGACGGTCGTCCTACTCAACAACGACGGCGGCGGCATCTTCCACATGCTGCCCATCGAGGATCACCCCACCTTCGAGGACCAGTTCCGGACGCCACACGGGCTCGACTTCGAGCCGACCGAGGCGCTCTATTCGCTGGAGTTCGAGCGGGTAGCCGACCGTCGGCAGTTCCGCGAGCGGTTCGCCGAGTCAGTCCGGACCGATGGGACGCAGGTCATCGAGGTCCGGTTCGACGCGGGCGACAGCCACGCGGTCAGAGAGCGGCTTGCCGAACAGGTCGCGGCATCCCTCGCCGGCGACTGATTTTCAGAGCCGCAACACGGACGCTGTCAGCAGCGACAGTCCGAACGGGAGCCACGTCCCTGACAGTGCCAGCGCCCCGATGAGCGAGAACGCACTGATATTCAGCGTGACCAGTAGCACCGTTGTTGTCAGGCTCCAGCTCCCGAACACCATAATCGCGATAGTGGGCTCGGACTGGAGGTAACCGACCATGAAGAGCGTACAGACACCGATTGTCAGGTTGACCCACAACGGGAACGCCGGCAGCAGCGCGCTGAACAGCATCACCGGGTAGAGGGCGAACGTGATGGCAAACAGCGTCAGCCCCCGGTTGGTCGGCATCTCCAAGAGCGGCCCGCGGGATGGGGTGTCGGTCTGGCGGACGGAGTACGTGGACGACGAACTCCAAGTGGCCCCGCTGCCGGCGGTGTCGCTGAAGCCGCTGGTCGCGGTGGTGTCCGAGTGCCGGGTCGACGCTGATTTTGACGCAGTTGCCGTCCCGCTGGTCGCGCCGGCCGACTGACCGGTGCTCGAAGAGGTATCGGCGTCGGCAGTCGAGCGCTGCTGTCTGTCCTCGGTGACGCGCTCTCTGGCGGCCCGTTCGCGTCGCGCTCGTTCCCGGGCGTTGGTCTGAGATGTGCGGGAGTCAGCGCTCGATTCGGTCCGGTCGGTAGCCGAAGCAGACTCCTCATAGCCTGCGCGCCGCGCCGCTTCGGCCGCGTCACTGTCGCCGTCGTCCGCTATATTACTCCCGCTCGCGACGTAGGCGTCGTGTCCCACCCGGTCGTACCGCGCCCGCTCGGCCTCGTCGGTGAGTACGTCGCGGGCCTCGATGAGTCGCTGTGTGGCCTCGCCGGCGTCGGCCGCGTCGCTCACGTCTGGATGGGTCTCTTTCAGTTGCTCCCGATAGGCCGCCTCGATTGCCGCCGTCGAAGCGTCGGTTGAAACGCCCAGTACATCGTAGAAGGTCTCTGTCATCCGAGACGTAACACCCGTCTCCCAGTCGGTCCGGCACTGTTCGACCGTCCGTCCTCACTCACTCCGACTCGACGCCTCCTCCCCTGTGCCGCGGGGCCGCTGGTGGTCGCCTGCATGGCTATCCTCGCCGACAGGCGGCCGTGCCTGCCGACGGTCCATCTCTGCACGCTGTTCCATTGCCGTCGCGATGCGCTCTAACGCCCAGAGCAGGCGCAGGAACAGGTAGAGAATCCAGGGGACCACGCCGACGAGAATTCCTAGGAGGACCTGTTGCACGATAATCAGACTGTACAGCACGATAGCGACCGAGAGGACCGCGAGGGCCGCCTTCGCCGCGCGGCGGGTCTGCGTGGAGGGCATCGCTAGTCGGTTCATGTGCGCGTCACCAAAGCGTTTGCTCTGAAGTGAGCGCGTACGAGGAATCTTTTTGCGAGGGCCGTCCCGAGCCACGGTATGGTCTCTGAAATATTCGACCCGGAGCGATGGACGGTCATCGACCGGTTCGACTTCGCCGATATCACCTATCACCGCTCGACTGACACGGGCGCGGTCCGCATCGCCTTCGACCGACCGGAGAAGCGCAACGCCTTCCGGCCGGAGACAGTCGACGAGCTCGCAACAGCGCTTGACCACGCCAAGCGACAGACCGATGTGGGCTGTGTCATCCTGACTGGGAACGGCCCGTCGCCGAAAGACGGCGGCTGGGCCTTCTGTTCCGGCGGGGATCAGAGCATCCGCGGCGAGAGCGGGTACGAGTACAGCGAGTCGCCCCGCGACTCGGACACAGCGAGCGGGGAGCAGAGCGACCCGCGAGAAACGAGTGACGGCGTGACCGACGACGCTCCCGAGAACGTCGGCCGGCTTCACATTCTCGAAGTCCAGCGCCAGATTCGCCACATCCCAAAGCCCGTCGTCGCGGTCGTCCCGGGGTGGGCCGTCGGCGGCGGCCACTCGCTGCACGTCGTCTGTGACCTCACGCTCGCCAGCGAGGAACACGCGAAATTCCTCCAGACGGACCCCGACGTGGGAAGTTTCGACGGCGGCTTCGGCTCGGCGTATCTCGCGCGTCAGGTCGGCCAGAAGAAGGCCCGCGAGGTGTTCTTCCTCGGGAAGACCTACGACGCCGAGGAAGCCGCGGACATGGGGATGGTCAACGACGTGGTGCCCCACGAAGACTTGGAGGACACCGCTATCGAATGGGCCAAACGGATGAATGAGAAGTCACCGACGGCGATGCGGATGCTCAAGTACGCGTTCAACCTCGATTCCGACGGGATGGTCGGCCAGCAGGTGTTCGCCGGCGAGGCGACGCGGCTGGCGTACATGACCGACGAGGCACAGGAGGGGCGGGACGCGTTCAACGAGGGCCGCAAGCCGGATTTCGACGACGTGCCGTGGCACTACTAAGCGGGCAGAGCAGTACCATCGCGTGTTGCCCACGGTCCTACCGGCTGACCATGTCGGAGCGACCAAGCGCAGCTCAGCGCCGGCCGTGAAAGCGAAGTGTTTTAAATTATTAGGCCAACCTAAAACCGCGTCCAACGACGAAACGACACGCAAGGGCCCGACGCGGCGCGAGGCGATTACGTACGGCGGCGCGGTCATCGGCGGGGGTCTGTTCGCGGGCTGTTCAGGCCAGTCGACCGACGATTCGACGCCGACGGGCGAGACAGCGACAGACGCGGAACAGACGGAGCCGGTGACTTCGACGCCGGCGTCCGACTACACGACGGACCTGTTGCCGGTCGGGACGGTTCGTCTCGACGACTCGCCTGAGAACGTCCTCACGCACTTCCCGTGGTTTGCAGACATGGCGAGCGCACTCGGTCGCGGGGAGAGCATCAACAACGTCTGGTGGGACGGAACTGCGTCAACGCTCGAGTACTTCACCGCCGGGATGGACGGCTTCGATATCGCGTGGGCGGACAGGACGGCGTCGTACGGCTTCTCGAAGGAGCAACTGTACGAACTCGACAGCGACCTACATCTCGTCGATCCGGCGTGGCTGTCGACACAAGACAACTGGAACCAGAGCGACATCAACGAGGTCGCGGACAACATCAGCCCGTGGCTCGGTAATTACTACAGCAGTTTCCACGCGACGCCGCCGGAGGGGTGGGCCGACACGTACCAGTACTACACCCTCTGGGAACTGTTCGACCGTGTCGCGTCGCTGTACGGTGAACGGTCCCGCTACGAGATGCTGGCGTCGGTCCACGACGACCTGCTCGGGACTATCGAGGCCGAACTCCCGCCGGAGTCGGAGCGACCGACGGTAGCTTTCCTCTCCATTTCGACCGACCTGTCCTCGATATACCTGCTCCGACTGAACGCGCCCGGGTACTTCAATTCCCACACCCGACCGCTCGGTGCCGTCGACGCCTTCGGCGGCGAGAAGTGGGAGGGCGCGTTCAAACAGGTCGACATGGAGGCGCTGCTAGAGGCCGACCCGGATGCGATACTCGCGCTCTGGACCGTCACGGACGCCGTCGACTTCGAGCAGATGACACAGAACCTCAAAGACGACCCCGTCGGCGGCGACCTGTCGGCAGTCCGGAATGACCGCGTGTACGCGCAGGGAACCCGCTGGCAGGGGCCGCTAATGAACCTCTTCCAGCTTGAGATGACAGCCAAGCAGTTGTATCCCGAGCAGTTCGGCGCGTGGCCGGGCTACGAGAACGGCGATTCCTACCCCGAGTTCGAGCCGGCGGACCAGCTGTTCGACCACCGGCGAGTGGCTGAGACCATCCGGACCGACGGGTAGTGACCAGTTACGACGAAACTCCGCTGTGCTTCCACTGCCAGCTTTGACCCATCCGGCGAGGGTGCTGTGGGCGGACAGGTCGCCGGGTGCTCAGTCCTCGTACGCCAGCGTCATGACCCACTGCGAGAAGGTGTCGTCGTGGGGGTCGACCTCTTCGTCGCCGATAAAGGGCGAGAGCTGGTCACCGGCCATCAGGAGTGAGAAGTCGAGGTCGCGGGCCGCAGGCGTCAGGTAGTACGTGTTGTGCCCCTCGTACACCGTCTCCTCACGCTGGATGAGGTCCTTCTCGAACAGAGACTCGACGATGCGACTCCCCTTTCGCGAGGAGACGTCGAGTTCTTTCCAGAAGTCGCTCTGGTGGATGCCACCGGACTCACGAATCAGTTCGAGCCCGGCCCGCTCGCCGTCAGAAAGGTCCGCCTCCGACGCTGCTGAACTCATGTATTGTGTACACCGTGAGACGGCCGCTTAAATCTGACCTTCGACCGGGCGGTAGGGCGTCCGGCATGGCGGCCCGTCCGCGTACTGATACTCGTGGTCAGCACCCAGCGTGATGAGCGATGACGACCGCGTGCCGAAGCCGTTGCCGTGGACGCAGACGCCGTACTCGTGATCGCTGATGGTATCGCCAGCGCGGTCGATCCACTCGTCGGCGGCTTCGCCGGGCTCCGGAGCAAGTACCTCGTGTAGCCGTGTCGCGTTTGTCGCTTGCTCCTCGCCGGCATCGGGCCGATGGGCGGGAATCCGATAGTCGCCGTCCGCACCGACGTTGACGACGACGTGAACGCCGGGCTTGAAGTTCTGGACCGCGAGCTGACCGTCCCATTCCAGCAGGACGGCGGCGTTTTCGTCGGCCAGCAGGAGATTGAACCCCTCGTACTCGGCCGCTCTAGTTGCTTGCTCGACGGCGCGAGCGGCGGACTCCGCGCTCTCGTGACTCAACGCGTCCCGGACGAGCAAGCCGCGCGAGCGGTCGCCGGCCAGTTCGGCGTCGACCCAGCGGTTCGTCACCGCCGCCAGCAGGCCGTGCTCGTTGTAGCCGATCCACGTCCCGTCGGCCTCCTCGTCTGCCGGTGCCACGACGCGACTCCCCCAGTGGCGCTGTTGTGGCGACTGCGACGGCCGGTCGAGTCGCTCGTCACGGTTCGCCGCGACCGCGACCGGCGTGCCGTCGAAGACCTGCCACGCGAGGACGATTGTACAC
The Haloarcula sp. CBA1129 genome window above contains:
- the menD gene encoding 2-succinyl-5-enolpyruvyl-6-hydroxy-3-cyclohexene-1-carboxylic-acid synthase; protein product: MTAPNVNTLWAETLVAELAAGGVDAVCLSPGSRSTPLTVAFAEHPEIKVFSHLDERSAAFFALGRARRTGKPTPLVCTSGTAAANYHPAVIEANQSGVPLLVLTADRPPELIDSGANQTVDQEKLYGDAVRWYRDMPEPEAEPRKIRMLRTTAARALAESTGADPGPVHLNCRFRKPLEPTPVPEDDPAGVSADWAGGDDAAEAGRDGPFVTTSEGVVTPDEQTVHRVRESLRAAERGLIVTGPADRGLGAESLERLASKTGFPVLADPLSDMRFGPHVDSLDVPVCGGYDGYLGRESVDEWGDPDVVVRFGASPTSKPLRRYLRDADCQQFLVDPAGGWSEAEFTATDLLVADPDATADALAAEPLDGIAASWREQFATAEQAHWDAVAETVADTYWEGGVLADVAALAPDPATLFVSNSMPIRDMDRFGRPRDADLTVLGNRGASGIDGITSTALGAGSATTDPLVLVTGDLAYYHDMNGLLALGRCAVDATVVLLNNDGGGIFHMLPIEDHPTFEDQFRTPHGLDFEPTEALYSLEFERVADRRQFRERFAESVRTDGTQVIEVRFDAGDSHAVRERLAEQVAASLAGD
- a CDS encoding J domain-containing protein, giving the protein MTETFYDVLGVSTDASTAAIEAAYREQLKETHPDVSDAADAGEATQRLIEARDVLTDEAERARYDRVGHDAYVASGSNIADDGDSDAAEAARRAGYEESASATDRTESSADSRTSQTNARERARRERAARERVTEDRQQRSTADADTSSSTGQSAGATSGTATASKSASTRHSDTTATSGFSDTAGSGATWSSSSTYSVRQTDTPSRGPLLEMPTNRGLTLFAITFALYPVMLFSALLPAFPLWVNLTIGVCTLFMVGYLQSEPTIAIMVFGSWSLTTTVLLVTLNISAFSLIGALALSGTWLPFGLSLLTASVLRL
- a CDS encoding 1,4-dihydroxy-2-naphthoyl-CoA synthase; this translates as MVSEIFDPERWTVIDRFDFADITYHRSTDTGAVRIAFDRPEKRNAFRPETVDELATALDHAKRQTDVGCVILTGNGPSPKDGGWAFCSGGDQSIRGESGYEYSESPRDSDTASGEQSDPRETSDGVTDDAPENVGRLHILEVQRQIRHIPKPVVAVVPGWAVGGGHSLHVVCDLTLASEEHAKFLQTDPDVGSFDGGFGSAYLARQVGQKKAREVFFLGKTYDAEEAADMGMVNDVVPHEDLEDTAIEWAKRMNEKSPTAMRMLKYAFNLDSDGMVGQQVFAGEATRLAYMTDEAQEGRDAFNEGRKPDFDDVPWHY
- a CDS encoding ABC transporter substrate-binding protein, which gives rise to MKAKCFKLLGQPKTASNDETTRKGPTRREAITYGGAVIGGGLFAGCSGQSTDDSTPTGETATDAEQTEPVTSTPASDYTTDLLPVGTVRLDDSPENVLTHFPWFADMASALGRGESINNVWWDGTASTLEYFTAGMDGFDIAWADRTASYGFSKEQLYELDSDLHLVDPAWLSTQDNWNQSDINEVADNISPWLGNYYSSFHATPPEGWADTYQYYTLWELFDRVASLYGERSRYEMLASVHDDLLGTIEAELPPESERPTVAFLSISTDLSSIYLLRLNAPGYFNSHTRPLGAVDAFGGEKWEGAFKQVDMEALLEADPDAILALWTVTDAVDFEQMTQNLKDDPVGGDLSAVRNDRVYAQGTRWQGPLMNLFQLEMTAKQLYPEQFGAWPGYENGDSYPEFEPADQLFDHRRVAETIRTDG
- a CDS encoding NRDE family protein; the protein is MCTIVLAWQVFDGTPVAVAANRDERLDRPSQSPQQRHWGSRVVAPADEEADGTWIGYNEHGLLAAVTNRWVDAELAGDRSRGLLVRDALSHESAESAARAVEQATRAAEYEGFNLLLADENAAVLLEWDGQLAVQNFKPGVHVVVNVGADGDYRIPAHRPDAGEEQATNATRLHEVLAPEPGEAADEWIDRAGDTISDHEYGVCVHGNGFGTRSSSLITLGADHEYQYADGPPCRTPYRPVEGQI